The Saxibacter everestensis genome has a window encoding:
- a CDS encoding C40 family peptidase: protein MAARRTAVIAASSGLVVAMGLPAQATELENKTDDTAKSASTEVKAVNNAALTVDTAKVSFEQETFTAEKAPEPKPEPEPESAASQAEPASRSTERSAPKAESKSSDSESAKPQSKSSSSVISIAKKYTGVPYVYGGTSPSGWDCSGFTAYVFKQVGVSLPRTSGAQKAAGRVVSAAEAKPGDLVWHPGHVGIYAGNGMMYDAGSPGSGTSYRSHSWMGSVTYIRVL, encoded by the coding sequence GTGGCAGCACGTCGCACCGCGGTTATCGCCGCTTCGTCCGGACTCGTAGTCGCCATGGGCCTGCCGGCCCAGGCAACCGAGCTTGAGAACAAGACGGACGACACCGCGAAGTCCGCGTCGACCGAGGTTAAGGCAGTCAATAACGCTGCGCTGACCGTCGACACCGCAAAGGTCTCGTTCGAGCAGGAAACGTTCACCGCCGAAAAGGCTCCTGAGCCGAAGCCAGAACCAGAACCAGAGTCGGCCGCGAGCCAGGCTGAGCCGGCATCGCGCTCGACGGAACGCAGCGCGCCCAAGGCAGAGAGCAAGAGCAGCGACTCGGAGTCGGCAAAGCCGCAGTCGAAGTCCTCATCTTCGGTGATCTCGATCGCCAAGAAGTACACCGGCGTTCCTTATGTTTACGGCGGCACCAGCCCGAGCGGCTGGGACTGCTCCGGCTTCACCGCATACGTATTCAAGCAGGTCGGCGTCAGCCTTCCTCGTACCTCCGGTGCCCAGAAAGCAGCCGGCCGCGTGGTTTCCGCAGCCGAAGCCAAGCCGGGCGACCTGGTCTGGCACCCGGGCCACGTCGGCATCTACGCCGGTAACGGCATGATGTACGACGCTGGTAGCCCCGGCTCCGGCACGTCGTACCGTTCGCATTCGTGGATGGGCAGCGTCACCTACATTCGCGTTCTCTAA
- a CDS encoding C40 family peptidase, translating to MSNSHRAEGPATTPLSILSGAVAASSSTVVRRGAVVAATSGLVVAMGLPAQAITDHAEAAAGEASASESAPVNNAALTVDSAQVRFSQETFAAKPAPKPEPEPERDTAPASRDSERKAPAAESTSDENAKPQGKNAASVVSIAKRYLGVPYVWGGSSPSGFDCSGFTGYVYKQVGVDLPRTSSAQRGAGKIVSQSEAKAGDLVWHSGHIGIYLGDGKKIHSPQTGDVVKISDLSSSDTTFIRVL from the coding sequence ATGTCGAACTCCCACCGCGCAGAAGGCCCGGCGACCACTCCGCTCAGCATCCTGAGCGGAGCGGTCGCGGCCAGCAGTAGCACAGTCGTACGGCGAGGAGCCGTCGTCGCCGCGACCTCGGGTCTCGTGGTTGCCATGGGCCTACCCGCTCAGGCGATCACCGATCATGCAGAGGCCGCAGCAGGCGAAGCGTCGGCATCGGAATCCGCTCCGGTGAACAACGCGGCGCTCACCGTTGACAGTGCTCAGGTCAGGTTCAGCCAGGAAACATTCGCGGCCAAGCCCGCGCCGAAGCCAGAGCCAGAGCCGGAGCGCGACACGGCACCGGCAAGCCGGGACTCGGAACGCAAGGCTCCCGCCGCCGAATCGACGAGCGACGAGAACGCAAAGCCGCAGGGCAAGAACGCGGCGAGCGTCGTTTCGATTGCCAAGCGGTACCTCGGCGTCCCATACGTTTGGGGCGGAAGCAGTCCAAGCGGTTTCGACTGCTCCGGCTTCACCGGCTATGTGTACAAGCAGGTTGGAGTTGACCTGCCTCGCACATCGAGCGCCCAGCGCGGAGCCGGCAAGATCGTTTCACAGTCCGAGGCCAAGGCCGGCGATCTGGTCTGGCACTCAGGCCACATCGGGATTTATCTCGGGGATGGCAAGAAGATCCACTCCCCGCAGACCGGTGATGTAGTAAAAATTTCGGATCTTTCCTCTTCAGACACGACGTTCATCAGGGTTCTTTAG
- a CDS encoding HNH endonuclease, producing the protein MRTLVLNAGYEPLSVVSFRRAVVLVLAGKATILADDDVPIHSSSEVLARPSVILLRRYVKIPTARVAPLSRRAVLRRDSHRCAYCERTATTIDHVLPRSRGGEDSWENLVACCLRCNNAKGSRTPAEMGWVLQARPKAPHGTSWWVRGSERTMPQWDQYLSYANAA; encoded by the coding sequence ATGCGAACTCTGGTACTCAACGCTGGCTACGAGCCGCTGTCCGTCGTTTCGTTCCGCCGTGCCGTCGTCCTGGTACTGGCCGGCAAGGCGACAATACTGGCCGACGACGACGTGCCAATTCACAGCTCGAGCGAGGTCCTCGCCAGGCCGTCGGTGATCCTGCTCAGGCGCTACGTGAAGATCCCCACCGCGCGGGTGGCTCCGCTTTCCCGGCGCGCGGTGTTGCGCAGGGATTCACACCGTTGCGCCTACTGCGAGCGGACGGCGACCACGATCGATCATGTGTTGCCACGGTCCCGAGGGGGAGAGGACAGCTGGGAGAACCTGGTTGCGTGTTGCCTGCGCTGCAACAACGCCAAAGGAAGCCGTACTCCCGCGGAAATGGGCTGGGTACTGCAGGCCCGGCCGAAGGCGCCGCACGGAACCAGCTGGTGGGTTCGGGGCTCGGAACGCACGATGCCGCAGTGGGATCAGTATCTTTCTTATGCCAATGCGGCGTAG
- a CDS encoding universal stress protein has protein sequence MGEKVILVGIDGSDAAQHALEWAITEAASLGWPIRLVGAYSIPSVASTAIDVSYVPIDDETIRNGVQSVLREAAEQVRAGGIEVEALIEVGDAAGVLVEQSKSAGLAVVGSRGRGGFAGRMLGNVSSALPAHSSCPTAIIPLNWKPDERREARERSSAIAVSWSDESAAPAEGSDDDHLLDFSGYIVVGVDALGRQSPSLWTAASVAARKRMPLMLIGVLTTSVVGPEWLPARADMERYQHECTEGLDRCVASLKEKHPELDAHWQLFDGSPAEVLVRASETAEMLVVGSRGRGGFTGLLLGSTSQAVLHHSKCPTVVVHVTKESEAHPAEC, from the coding sequence ATGGGTGAGAAAGTCATACTGGTCGGAATCGACGGATCAGACGCAGCACAGCACGCCTTGGAATGGGCGATTACGGAGGCCGCATCGCTCGGGTGGCCGATACGCCTAGTCGGCGCCTATTCGATACCAAGCGTCGCCTCGACCGCTATCGATGTGTCGTACGTGCCGATCGACGACGAAACAATTCGTAACGGGGTACAGAGCGTGCTTCGAGAAGCCGCAGAGCAGGTTCGTGCGGGCGGAATCGAGGTTGAGGCGCTGATCGAGGTGGGCGACGCCGCAGGGGTGCTCGTAGAGCAGTCGAAGAGTGCGGGACTCGCGGTAGTTGGCTCGCGCGGTCGGGGTGGATTCGCCGGACGGATGCTCGGGAACGTCTCGAGTGCGCTTCCCGCGCACTCTTCGTGCCCCACCGCGATCATCCCACTCAACTGGAAACCGGACGAGCGGCGCGAGGCCCGGGAACGCTCGTCGGCCATAGCGGTGTCCTGGAGCGATGAATCAGCGGCTCCGGCCGAGGGGTCCGACGACGACCATCTGCTGGATTTTTCCGGCTACATCGTGGTCGGCGTGGACGCGCTGGGTCGGCAGAGCCCATCACTGTGGACCGCTGCCTCGGTCGCGGCTCGGAAACGAATGCCGCTGATGCTGATCGGAGTGCTGACCACGAGCGTCGTCGGCCCGGAGTGGTTACCCGCCAGGGCCGATATGGAGCGGTATCAGCACGAGTGCACGGAAGGCCTCGACCGCTGCGTGGCCTCACTGAAGGAAAAGCACCCCGAGCTGGACGCGCACTGGCAGCTGTTTGATGGTTCGCCGGCCGAAGTACTGGTCCGTGCGTCTGAGACGGCGGAGATGCTCGTCGTCGGATCCCGCGGCCGTGGCGGATTCACGGGCTTGCTGTTGGGGTCCACCAGCCAGGCAGTGTTGCACCACTCGAAATGCCCTACCGTCGTTGTGCATGTCACGAAGGAGTCTGAGGCTCACCCAGCGGAGTGCTGA
- a CDS encoding GOLPH3/VPS74 family protein, which yields MTLIAEDLLLLCFNDEIGNQLQQSYLNEALGAALLAEVDLTGALRLVKPGRFKPARVQIAEGTPTPSDPLLGRALAAVAEADRNSWELVKLIGTKALKQELLEQLVDRGILRSDKKRVLGLVSINLWPAVDSSSKDSLYRELSAVLLNGQEPTPRMRVIVALLYALERAHSTINPDGTPARHVRRRAKQLSDGVWAAETVRLIRSTTV from the coding sequence ATGACGCTGATCGCGGAAGATCTCTTGCTCCTGTGTTTCAATGACGAGATCGGGAACCAGCTCCAGCAGTCCTATTTGAACGAGGCCCTCGGGGCCGCGCTACTGGCCGAGGTCGACCTGACCGGGGCGCTCCGGCTCGTGAAGCCTGGCCGGTTCAAGCCCGCCCGGGTCCAGATCGCCGAAGGCACTCCAACCCCCAGCGACCCACTGCTGGGGCGAGCGCTGGCTGCGGTCGCCGAGGCAGACCGCAACTCCTGGGAACTGGTCAAGCTGATCGGGACGAAGGCGCTGAAACAAGAGCTGCTCGAGCAGCTCGTGGACCGCGGGATCCTCCGCAGCGACAAGAAGCGGGTGCTGGGCTTGGTTTCGATCAACCTCTGGCCCGCCGTTGATTCCAGCAGTAAAGATTCCCTGTACCGTGAGCTCTCGGCTGTGCTGCTGAATGGTCAGGAACCGACCCCGCGCATGCGGGTGATTGTGGCGCTCCTCTATGCCCTCGAGCGGGCTCACAGCACCATCAACCCCGACGGCACACCGGCGCGCCACGTGCGCCGCCGCGCGAAGCAGCTCTCCGATGGAGTCTGGGCGGCAGAGACCGTCCGCCTCATCCGGAGCACTACGGTCTGA
- a CDS encoding GNAT family N-acetyltransferase → MIISFTRIDPSGGDHDALIEFMTRNEFPFHGCPRPGAADVEASISKGAYRDEDNDSFWIDHSEVGRIGFFRLEDLSDDAPLFDLRLDGPFRGRGLGVHTLNAATHHVFSTMPSVNRFEGQTREDNTAMRKTFVRCGWLKEAHYREGWPVDGGAPLASVAYSILRRDWETGQTTTFAWDDLTT, encoded by the coding sequence GTGATCATTTCCTTCACGCGAATCGATCCCTCCGGGGGAGACCATGACGCTCTCATTGAGTTCATGACGCGGAACGAGTTTCCGTTCCACGGGTGCCCGCGCCCGGGCGCCGCGGACGTTGAAGCCTCGATTAGCAAAGGTGCCTACCGAGACGAGGACAACGACTCGTTCTGGATCGATCACAGCGAGGTCGGACGCATCGGCTTCTTTCGTCTCGAGGACCTGAGCGACGACGCCCCCCTGTTCGACCTCCGTCTTGACGGCCCGTTCCGAGGCCGCGGCCTCGGAGTCCATACCCTCAACGCGGCTACCCACCACGTGTTCAGCACCATGCCGAGCGTCAACCGCTTCGAGGGACAGACCCGTGAGGACAATACAGCCATGCGCAAGACCTTCGTCCGCTGTGGCTGGCTCAAAGAAGCGCACTACCGGGAAGGGTGGCCGGTAGACGGCGGCGCGCCGCTCGCCTCGGTTGCATACAGCATCCTGCGGCGCGACTGGGAGACCGGGCAAACGACGACATTTGCCTGGGACGACCTAACCACCTGA
- a CDS encoding CGNR zinc finger domain-containing protein → MVPFVDGSPRHNRRYCSDTCATRTRVRRHRRNADSS, encoded by the coding sequence ATCGTCCCATTTGTCGACGGATCCCCTCGACACAATCGTCGGTACTGCAGCGACACCTGCGCCACGCGCACGCGCGTGCGGCGGCACCGTCGGAACGCCGATTCCAGCTAA
- a CDS encoding MFS transporter, with product MALERSPLGGRFWWWLTVASLSRAPVLMSAVAFTSVAALIAEDPDQGGVLAGASVMGMLFGTPIAISVQRRWPPRRLLTVQLIACASCWLAFVFTVAAKAEMVVLVPVALVAGATMAGTAGLVRSMMSDAVSESNQARASTIDALAQDAVIFLAPVAVSVGVTAGAVGAPVAVAVVALLAVISVPVLKPRSRTLEKQRELTTPAPARPVGKWVSWSFLSLGVGLALGAVEAGAVGLAVGLGLSVGSAWLFFFILAGSGAIGAWLDISAMQQRWPGKRLLILLTSLIIGCVLLSFGPTWLTAMIGLVLIGLPTAAVLGLRSHVFDDDAPASRSGGLTLAFAAQSIGFAVGATLLAITGQSWALLIATGVLIASGLLIRGMRRQDKQ from the coding sequence ATGGCTCTAGAGAGATCACCGCTAGGTGGACGTTTCTGGTGGTGGCTGACGGTCGCCTCGCTCTCGCGCGCTCCCGTATTGATGTCGGCTGTGGCCTTCACATCGGTCGCGGCGTTGATCGCCGAGGACCCAGATCAGGGCGGAGTGCTCGCCGGTGCCAGTGTGATGGGCATGCTTTTCGGAACGCCGATCGCGATCTCAGTTCAGCGCCGCTGGCCACCTCGGCGCCTCTTGACGGTGCAGCTCATCGCCTGCGCGAGCTGCTGGCTCGCGTTCGTATTCACAGTTGCGGCAAAAGCAGAAATGGTTGTGCTGGTGCCCGTTGCGCTGGTGGCGGGGGCGACCATGGCAGGTACCGCAGGACTCGTGCGCTCGATGATGTCGGATGCTGTGTCAGAGTCGAACCAGGCGCGCGCTTCGACAATCGACGCGCTGGCGCAGGACGCCGTGATCTTCCTCGCGCCCGTCGCGGTCTCGGTAGGTGTGACCGCCGGCGCGGTCGGCGCCCCGGTCGCGGTCGCCGTCGTGGCGTTGCTCGCAGTGATCTCTGTGCCGGTACTCAAACCACGCTCCCGCACGCTGGAAAAGCAACGCGAGCTCACCACGCCGGCCCCCGCGCGACCCGTAGGAAAATGGGTGTCGTGGTCCTTTCTCAGCCTCGGGGTAGGCCTGGCCCTCGGTGCTGTCGAGGCGGGAGCCGTCGGTCTGGCCGTCGGGCTCGGACTCTCCGTCGGGTCTGCCTGGCTCTTCTTCTTCATCCTTGCCGGATCAGGTGCTATCGGGGCCTGGCTCGACATCTCAGCGATGCAGCAGAGATGGCCAGGCAAGCGACTTCTGATCCTCCTGACTTCCTTGATCATCGGGTGCGTTCTCCTCTCGTTCGGTCCAACCTGGCTGACGGCAATGATCGGTCTCGTGCTCATCGGGCTCCCCACGGCCGCGGTGCTCGGACTCAGATCCCACGTATTCGACGACGACGCCCCCGCGAGTCGCAGCGGTGGGTTAACGCTCGCGTTCGCTGCGCAGAGCATCGGCTTCGCCGTGGGAGCCACATTGCTGGCGATTACCGGCCAAAGCTGGGCGCTCCTCATTGCGACCGGCGTCCTTATCGCCAGCGGCCTTCTCATACGTGGAATGCGAAGACAAGACAAACAGTAG
- a CDS encoding S8 family peptidase: MLRTQSATGARFGAAVLAGAIAVTGFMAGVDPAAAAPDKKAEGLSTSTKKPNEKISPRLSKANGEISVFVRFTGDGAYEIAKAEENVRTADGDPSLNLKGDAKKSAREAQKKIEARADDVVEAVDGKATELYVTKNAIPGVAVRADAAAVRKLAERDDVESVTPIVTKSKSNKGTDTYTKAFNAWTEKQQTGKGATVAVIDSGLDYTHKDFGGPGTKESYEAAKKSPTVPEGSFDADKFYGGYDLAGDDYNADPDSDTYQPVPKPDKNPLDCVGESGGHGTHVAGSAAGYGVDAAGSTFDGDYTKLSADDVGKMKIGPGSAPEAQIVALRVFGCNGSSDVVGKALDFVLDPNADGSFADVVNVVNMSLGSDYSTVDDPENAIIDELTRHGVLSVVASGNAGDITDVGGSPGNARSALTVANSVGDTVAADEATVTAPEELAGKYPGQYSASFAYENKDYEGDVVTAPSTNATGCKPFSSEASEKFKGKWVWLEWDDNDATRECGSAVRWNNVEAAGGKGVVLGSTLDTFEAGIAGNSTIPGIQFVKSASAKLKPAAEAGTLHVVLNGSGLASATVNSNKGGTMNSSSSRGVHGSHGIVKPDISAPGTSIASAQVGSGNGGSVKSGTSMATPHVAGIAALMYGATSLDAAQIKAALMNTADRDVTVKASEGSPVYGPNRSGAGVVNALAAVSGTLRAAATDDPTLVSVNFGVLEAADERISIDRKVTVTNSGSKAVTLSSKFAASNKIPGVSIKTSGDVRVSARSSAEVTVTLRITDPKKLTKAMDASLEKEQGGVPRNYLADVSGRLLLDPGTAGSEVRVPVYSAPKPTSDMTAGDAVTFKNKKSLSTTIRLSGRDLDQGTGTEAYRSIVAPMELQSESPRLADDEVANHTARSADLQNVGVSSTVPALNESDGDVKDGIVTFGISTWGNWATLGAATVPVVTIDTNRDRKPDYQAQATAVTGIDTVIVQVNKLNPDGSLGDTTSQLPLNGQWGDVDTNVFDTNVATLPVPLAAIGLDGSKTAPFNYTVETYTSYPTKDGDPSGLLDKTKSRTFDPVNPSLWFTGSDEGPWFLDQAGATLTVNRAKKADKAKALFLHLHNATVDPDKVAAPAKATTDGPVSVQAKCVSDKVVLSVTVKNELRGAANVSISSPLGARQFKNVANGKSVTQNFNSGTDAISEGKVRVAVYSAGKGRFEYKTYSVRYSEFSCDSGENGKAEILPVRIGKK; this comes from the coding sequence ATGCTGAGAACACAATCAGCCACCGGCGCGCGTTTCGGCGCGGCAGTGCTGGCCGGAGCGATAGCGGTGACCGGGTTTATGGCTGGAGTTGATCCGGCCGCCGCGGCACCGGACAAGAAGGCTGAAGGCCTTTCGACCTCCACCAAGAAACCGAATGAAAAGATCTCCCCTCGGCTGAGCAAAGCCAACGGGGAGATTTCTGTTTTCGTACGTTTCACCGGCGATGGCGCCTACGAAATCGCGAAGGCGGAAGAAAATGTCAGGACCGCCGACGGCGATCCGAGCCTGAACCTTAAGGGCGACGCCAAGAAGTCGGCCAGGGAAGCGCAGAAAAAGATCGAGGCCAGGGCCGACGACGTTGTCGAAGCCGTCGACGGCAAGGCAACAGAACTCTACGTCACGAAGAACGCCATCCCCGGCGTTGCGGTGCGCGCGGATGCCGCGGCAGTGCGAAAGCTGGCCGAGCGGGACGACGTCGAGAGCGTCACCCCGATCGTCACCAAGTCCAAGAGCAATAAGGGCACCGACACGTACACCAAGGCATTCAATGCCTGGACGGAGAAGCAGCAGACCGGCAAGGGCGCAACGGTCGCTGTGATCGACTCGGGCCTGGATTACACCCACAAAGACTTCGGCGGTCCGGGCACCAAAGAATCCTACGAGGCGGCGAAGAAATCCCCGACCGTCCCGGAAGGCTCCTTCGATGCCGACAAGTTCTATGGCGGCTACGACCTGGCCGGCGACGATTACAACGCCGACCCGGACTCGGACACCTATCAGCCGGTTCCCAAGCCGGACAAGAATCCACTCGACTGCGTCGGTGAATCCGGCGGCCACGGTACCCACGTCGCCGGCAGCGCAGCCGGTTACGGCGTCGACGCGGCGGGTTCGACCTTCGACGGCGACTACACAAAGTTGAGCGCGGACGACGTCGGCAAGATGAAGATCGGGCCAGGCAGCGCGCCGGAGGCACAGATTGTCGCGTTGCGGGTTTTCGGCTGCAACGGTAGCTCCGATGTGGTCGGAAAGGCCCTCGACTTCGTACTCGATCCCAACGCCGACGGCAGCTTCGCCGATGTGGTCAACGTGGTCAACATGTCCCTCGGCTCGGATTACTCCACGGTGGACGACCCCGAGAACGCGATAATCGATGAGCTCACCCGCCACGGTGTACTCTCAGTCGTCGCATCCGGAAACGCCGGCGACATAACGGATGTCGGCGGCTCCCCCGGCAACGCCCGCTCGGCGCTGACGGTCGCGAACTCGGTCGGCGACACGGTTGCCGCCGACGAGGCGACTGTTACCGCGCCGGAGGAACTGGCCGGTAAGTACCCCGGCCAGTACAGCGCGAGTTTCGCCTACGAGAACAAGGATTACGAAGGCGATGTGGTGACCGCTCCTTCCACGAACGCCACGGGCTGCAAGCCGTTCAGCTCCGAGGCGTCCGAAAAGTTCAAGGGCAAATGGGTCTGGCTGGAGTGGGACGATAACGACGCCACCCGGGAGTGTGGTTCCGCAGTCCGCTGGAACAACGTTGAGGCAGCCGGCGGCAAGGGTGTCGTCCTCGGCTCGACGCTGGACACCTTCGAGGCCGGCATCGCCGGAAACTCAACCATCCCTGGTATCCAGTTCGTGAAGAGCGCCTCAGCCAAGCTCAAGCCGGCCGCGGAAGCTGGAACCCTGCACGTCGTTCTTAACGGCAGCGGTCTCGCATCTGCGACGGTGAACTCCAACAAGGGCGGAACGATGAACTCCAGTTCGTCCCGCGGAGTGCACGGGTCGCACGGCATCGTGAAGCCCGATATCAGCGCACCAGGAACCTCGATCGCCTCGGCACAGGTCGGCAGCGGCAACGGCGGCTCGGTGAAATCCGGGACTTCGATGGCCACGCCGCATGTGGCGGGTATAGCCGCGCTGATGTACGGTGCCACCTCCCTGGATGCCGCGCAGATCAAGGCAGCGCTGATGAACACGGCCGACCGTGACGTGACGGTGAAGGCATCCGAAGGCAGCCCGGTTTACGGACCGAATCGCTCAGGCGCCGGCGTCGTCAATGCGCTGGCAGCTGTCTCGGGGACCCTCCGCGCTGCGGCTACCGATGACCCGACGCTGGTCAGCGTGAACTTCGGTGTTCTGGAGGCCGCCGATGAGCGGATCAGCATCGACCGAAAGGTCACGGTGACCAACAGCGGTTCCAAGGCGGTAACCCTCTCGAGTAAGTTCGCGGCATCCAACAAGATCCCGGGCGTCAGCATCAAGACGTCGGGCGATGTCCGGGTATCTGCCCGCTCCTCGGCCGAGGTCACGGTTACTCTGAGGATCACTGATCCGAAGAAGCTGACCAAAGCGATGGACGCCTCGCTCGAAAAGGAGCAGGGCGGCGTGCCGCGGAACTACCTGGCTGATGTTTCGGGTCGTCTGCTGCTCGATCCAGGAACCGCCGGATCCGAGGTCAGAGTTCCGGTGTATTCCGCACCCAAGCCGACCTCGGATATGACGGCCGGCGACGCGGTGACCTTCAAGAACAAGAAGTCACTGTCCACCACCATCCGGTTGTCCGGCCGCGATCTTGACCAAGGCACCGGAACTGAGGCCTACCGGTCGATCGTCGCTCCGATGGAGCTGCAGTCGGAAAGCCCACGGCTGGCCGATGACGAGGTCGCCAACCACACAGCACGTTCCGCCGACCTGCAGAACGTCGGGGTTTCCTCCACGGTTCCAGCGCTCAATGAAAGCGATGGCGATGTGAAGGACGGCATCGTGACATTCGGCATCAGCACCTGGGGCAATTGGGCAACGCTCGGCGCGGCGACCGTTCCGGTAGTGACGATCGACACTAACCGTGATCGCAAGCCGGATTATCAGGCCCAGGCCACCGCGGTTACCGGGATCGATACCGTGATCGTTCAGGTCAACAAGCTCAATCCGGACGGCAGCCTCGGCGACACCACAAGTCAGCTGCCACTCAATGGTCAGTGGGGAGACGTGGACACGAATGTGTTCGACACGAACGTCGCCACTCTCCCGGTTCCGCTGGCAGCCATTGGGCTGGACGGTTCGAAGACCGCACCATTCAACTACACGGTGGAGACATATACTTCGTACCCCACCAAGGATGGCGACCCTTCGGGCTTGCTCGACAAGACGAAGTCCCGGACCTTCGACCCCGTGAACCCCTCGCTCTGGTTTACCGGATCCGACGAGGGCCCATGGTTCCTGGATCAGGCCGGTGCCACGCTGACCGTCAACCGGGCCAAGAAGGCAGACAAGGCCAAGGCGCTGTTCCTGCATCTGCACAATGCCACGGTGGATCCGGACAAGGTTGCGGCCCCGGCCAAAGCCACGACAGACGGTCCGGTCAGCGTGCAGGCGAAATGCGTCAGCGACAAGGTAGTGCTGAGCGTAACTGTGAAAAACGAGCTGCGAGGTGCGGCCAACGTCTCAATTTCCTCGCCGCTTGGCGCAAGGCAGTTCAAGAACGTAGCCAACGGTAAGTCCGTGACCCAGAACTTCAACTCGGGCACAGATGCAATTTCCGAGGGCAAGGTCCGGGTCGCCGTTTATAGCGCGGGCAAGGGACGCTTCGAGTACAAGACGTACTCCGTGAGGTATTCCGAATTCAGCTGTGACTCCGGCGAAAACGGCAAGGCAGAGATACTGCCGGTTAGGATCGGCAAGAAGTAA